The Mesorhizobium loti DNA segment GGGACCACGAGGTAGAAACCCGGAACTTCCTCCGGCCTCATGTCGGCAATGGCATCGCGGCCGATCGGCGCGACCAGCGTGCCCGCCCGGAAATCTTCCTCGGCGTCTATGACGGAGACCAGGCCCACCCCGATGCCTTGCAAGGTCGCCCGGCGCATCGTCGCTGCGTCATCGAAGCTGATGCTGCGGTCGCCTTTCGTCAGTTCCACGCCAAGGTGGCGCAATATGTCCGGCCACAGGCGCTTCGATTTGACGGTGTCGAGCAGCGTGAACTTCGTCAGGTCGTGCGCCGACTTGATCTTCTCGCCGATCGCTGGCGTGCAGCAGATGATCTTCGGGTCCGGCACCAGCAGCGTGGTCTCATAGTCCGGCCAGTTGCCGTAGCCCCACTGCACCGTCATATCGATGTCGTCGCGCCCGAAATCGGGCAGGTCGACCATTGTCGTCAGGCGCAGATCCGCGCCCGGCAGGATTTCCCGGAACAGCGAGAGCCTGGGCAGCAGATAATGCGTGGCGAAATATGGGCTCGCATTGAGGTTGATGCGGTCGCGGTAGGTCGATTTGGTGACGCGGCGCACACCTTCCGAAAACTCGTCGAAGCCGGCCTTGACGTAGTGCGAAAGAAGGATCGCGGACTCGGTCAATTCGATCGACCGGCCCTTGCGCTCGAACAGCGTCACCTGAAGCGTGTCTTCCAGAAGCTTGATCTGCTGGCCGACCGCTTGCGGTGTGACCAGCAATTCATCCGCGGCCTGCCGAAAGCTCTTGTGCTGCGCCACGGCGTGGAAGACGCGAAGCGCGTTCAGCGAGGGTAGGCGCAGCTTGCCGGTCATCGAATATTCCGCTCCTTCCGCTCGAGGCTCCGTTGATCATGCACTGCCGTATTTCGGGAAAGCCGCCTCAGGCGTAGATATAACCACCTGAAACAATTACGTTTTCACCGGTCATGTAGGTGTTCTTCGGGCCGCCCGTCATGAGCACCCATTCGGCGATCTCGGTCGGCTCGGCGCCACGGCCGAGCGGGCTTGCCTTGGCCAGTTCCTCCAGGAAGCCGAGGGCCTTTGCCTTCTCCGTGGCCATTCCGGCCGGTGCCACCGAATTCACCAGGATCCCGTCCTTGGCGACGTGATGGGCGAAGGAGCGCGTCAGGCTGACGACGGCGGCCTTGGTCGCCGCGTAATGGGCGTTCTGCGGATGCGCCTTGAAAGCGTCGACGGAGGTCAGGTTGACGATGCGGCCGCGGACATGCGCCTTCGGTTCCTGCGCCTGCATATGGCGAACGGCCGCCACCATCATGTGGTAGGTGCCCTTGATGTTGATGCCGTTGGAGGCGTCCCAATCGGCGTCGCTGATTTCCAGAAGCGGGCGGCGCGGATAGATCGCGGCACAATTGATCAACGTGTCGACACGACCGAGCTCGGAAACGATGGCCTCGAAGGCCGTGTGGCATTGCGGGCCGACCTGGATGTCGCATGCCGCCGCCGCTGTCGGCAGGCCTTTGGCCTTCGCCGTTGCGAGCGCGGATTGGGCCGCCTCCTGGTTGATGTCGATGATGCCGATCTTTGCCGCCCCGGCTTCCACAGCCATCTCGGCCAGGAGGGCGCCGAGGCCGGCGCCGCCGCCAACGATCAGAACGGAAAGATCCTTCATTTAAAGTTTTCCTTACTTGGTGCCGCTTGGCGAGGTCGGCCAGGTCGGCATGATGTCGAAACGGGTGACGTCGGCCCATGCAGGCAGCGCAAGCACGGCGACGACCATCTGGGCCACGTCCTCCGGCTGCACGACTTTGCTGGCGTACATGGCGGCACGCGCCTTGGCGTCGAGGATGTCCTGGTAGAGCTGCGTCTCGACACGGCCGGCGACGATCTCGGTGACGCGTATGCCTGACGGGGAGAGGTCGGCGCGGAGTGCCGCGGCAAAGCCTGAAATCGCCGCCTTGGTGGCTGCATAGACGGCGATGTTGGAGAAGGCCGCGTGGCCGGCGACGGAGCCGGTGAACAATATGTGGCCGGACTGCCGCTCGCGCATCTGCGGCACGACAAGGCGGGTGAGCAGGATCGCCGCGCTGAGGTTCACCTCCAGCGTGGTGTCGATGTCCGATATCTTCATGTCGGCGAAATTGCCGAGCGGCGGCATGATCCCGGCATTGTTGATCAGCACGTCGATGGTGAGATCCGCCAGGACCGCCTCCAGCGTCTCGCGGTCGGTGACGTCGACGGCGATCGGCACGATGCCCGGACGCTCGGCCTGCAACGCCTTGAGCGCGGCCTGGCTGCGCCCGACGGCATAGACGTCATAGCCGGCATCGCTCAACGCGATGGCCATGGCCCGCCCGATGCCGCTTGTCGCTCCTGTGATGAAGGCTGTCGTCACCTGGGCTTCCCCATTTGCGGCTTCCCCGTTTGCCTGGATTTCAGTGTGCGGCGCCGGCCGGCGCTGCGAAACCAAGAAAACCAGCAAAAAGGAAAGATAAACTTTCGAATTCTCTTTTCCCGTTCGAAAACCGGGCAGGTGATCACCCCGGTGCCGAGGCTGCAAATCCGGCAAACGGTGGGAAAACGGCGGTCTAAGCCTGCCAAAAACGGTTTCGGCCAGCCGGCGGCGCAAAAACATGGCTTTCGCAATGTATCGCTAATCTGGTCGCCGCCGAAGGCCGGCGCGATCGATGCCGCCGAGCCTTATCCGCCGGTCGGGGAGGGCCTCTTCATATCGGTGAACAGCGAGGCGGCCGCCGCCTTCTGCTCGGCCTCCGTCGCCTCGACGCCGGAGGCCCGGGCCAGCGCTCGCACGCGCCCGAGGCTGTTGTGCAGATGCTTGCGCATGGCCTGGCGCGCGGCGCGACCGTCCTGCCTTTCGATAGCATCGACGATGGCTTTGTGCTCATTGTGGATGCGCGTGTAGTAGCTGTCCTTGCGCTCAGGCGTGACCACGTAGCCGAGTTGGAAGCGCGGAACGATCATCGGCCTGAGATAGGCGAGGAAACCGTGGATGAATTCATTGCGCGCGGCCCTGGCGATCGCCAGGTGGAAATCATAATCGTAGTGGATCTGGACGATGGCCGGATCCGCCTGCTGGGCGTCGACCTGTTCCATCAGCGCGCGGATGTCGTTTGCCTCCGCGTCGGTTCGCCGTTCCGCGCAGAGCCCGGCGGACTCCACTTCGACACTCAACCTCAGCTCGAGCAAGGCGATGGTTTCCGGCAAGGTCCTGAGCGCCTCGTCCGGGATCGAGAAATTGCGCGGCGCCGGCGTTTCACTGACAAACATGCCGCGCCCTTGCTGCGGCACCACCATGCCGTCGGAGCGCAATCGCGCCACCGCTTCGCGGACCACCGTGCGGCTGACATCGTATTCGGCGCAAAGCTCCGCCTCGGTCGGCAATTGCGCGCCGGGAAGCAGCTGTCCGGTAAGGATCTTTTCCGACAGGCTCTCCGCCACGACAGTGGAAAGCGGCTTGCGCTTCGTCATCAGTCTCCCTCTAGACTCTTTCTTTTGACGCAATTCCGGACGGAAAACCGCTCACACTTTTCCTGGAATTGCTCTAGCCAGATTCGCGATGATGCCCGAACCGGCAGAACCATTCAAACCGCCGCGGTGACGATCAGCTCGACCAGCATGCCGGGCTTGGCCATCCGTCCTTCGCCGGAAGACCGCGCCGGCGCATGCTCTTTCGGCATCCAGGCATCCCACACGGTGTTGACCTCGTCGAAATCCCTGACGTCATCCAGCCACATCTGCACATGCAGGATGCGGGTCTTGTCCGTGCCTGCCTTGGCCAGCAGCGCATCGATCTTGCCGAGCACCTCGCGCATCTGGTCGGCGGCGGACTGGCCGGGTCTCGCGACCTGGCCGGTAAGGTAGAGCGTGCCATTGTGGATGACGCCGTGGTGGACGCGGGTGTCGAAGTCGAAACGCTTGATGTCGCTCACGGATTTTTCCCTCGTCACATTGCCGACGTTTGCCGGATGGGATTGCCTTGCAGGTACTGCGCATAAGGGGCCTGAACGAGCCAGCCGGCATCGACAGGCAGGGTGACGCCGGTGATCGACGCCGCGCGGTCCGAGCAGAGGAACAGCGCGGCCTCGGCAACGTCGCGCGGCTCGACGAAACGGCGCAAGGCCGTGGTCGCCTGGATCGCCTCGGGGTTGCGCTCGCCCTTGGCGATCCTGGCTTTCAGCCCATCGGACAGCGTGTAGCCAGGCGCCACCGCATTGACGCGCACGCCGTGCGGGCCAAGCTCGGCTGCGAGGATTTGGGTGAGCGCCAGGACAGCGTGCTTTCCGGGCGTGTAGGCCGGCAGCGACAGCGGTGCGAAGGAGGCGAGCGAGCCGACATTCAGGATGGCGCCGCGCCCTGCCGCCGACATCAGCCGGCCGAACACCTGGCAGCCCAGCAGCGTGCCGCGATAGTTCACCCGCCACATCTTCTCGTCCTCGTCCAGGTCCTGGTCGAGCACATGCTTCCCGCTCTGCAGGATGCCGGCGCAGTTGACGACGATTTCAGGCGTGCCGAACGCAGCGCTGACAGCTTCGGCCAGCGCCTCCATCGAGGCGGCCTCGGCGACATCGGTCTGGACAAGCAGCGCGCGCGGCGCGCCCGCCGCTTCGCAGACGCTGGCCGCTTCCTTGCCCCGGATTGCGTCCCGGCCAGCCACGGCGATCTGGTAGCCATCCTCGGCGAAGCGCAGCGCGATGGCGCGGCCGATGCCGGAAGTGCCGCCGATGACGACGGCGGTCAGTGGCTCAGCCATGGCCGCGATCCCTGCGCTCGATGTCGAAGAATTCGGCCATGGCTTCAACCTGGAAGTCCATCATCGGGCGTCCGGGCTGGATGCGGCAGCCGATCGCTTTCGCTGCCTTCAGCAGAGCGGTCTCGGCCGGTTCCATGATGATGTCGACGACCGTCATGTCGGGCGTCAGCTTGGTCACATCCATGGGCAGCGGATCGCTGGCCTTGAGCCCGGAAGGCGTGGCATTGATCGCCATGTCCATGCCGGACGGATCGGGCTGGCCAATCTCGATACGGCATTTTGGAAAAGACTTGCCGACCAGCGCGGCGAGCTTGTCCGCGCGTCCCTTGTCGATGTCGGTCAGCCGGATTTCCGCCGCGCCTTCCTCGGCCAGACAGTATGTCAGCGATGCGCCGGCGCCGCCGGCGCCGACCTGGAGAATGCGGCGGCCGGCAATCTGGTGTCCGCCCGCTTTCAGCCCGTCGATGAAGCCGACGCCGTCGAAATTGTCGGCGTACCAGCTTCCATCGGGCAGCCGCCGCACGGAATTGGCGCTCTCGACCCGCGCCGCGCGGTCATGCGCGGCGGAACACTTGTGATAGACCGCGACTTTGTACGGCACGGAGATGATGACGCCGCGGATGTTGTCGGCCGCCGTAAGGCCGGCCCAGAAGGTGTCGAAATCCTCGGGACGGCAGCTCAGCGGCACCATAAGGCTGTCGAGACCCTTCTGCTCGAAGATCTCGTTGAACATGCCGGGGCTCTTGGCATGGCCCACGGGATGGGCCAGCATGACGAAGACATCGGCCTTGCCGGTTCCGCGCATCGATTTATTCCTTTCCGTTTGACAGTTCATGATCGCTCAGCATCTCGAGCGCCTTGACGAGGGAGGAGTAGTCGGCCTCCGCGCCGCCCGGTCGCGCCCCGCAGGGTGCGGTTCAGCATCGTGACGATCTCATGCCCGGCACCGGCGAGATGGCGCGCCATCGGCGCTCCCATGACGCCAAGCCCGATGAAGCCGATCTTCATGTCCAAACTCCCAAGCAGACATCGCTGGTGAAACCGGCCTTGCGGCCAAAGTCAGCCATATGATATAGGACATCATACAAATTTCAATGCACCTTCTTTCACGGAAGACCGATCGCAGATGCAGGAGCGCCGCAACACTTTGAAGGCCGCCGTGGCGGCCGGCCGGGCTCACATCGGCATCTGGTGCTCGCTGGCTTCGGCCCTCACCACGGAGATCGTCGCGGGCTCCGGCGCCGGCTGGGTGCTGATCGATGGTGAGCATAGCCCCAACGATCTGCGCAGCATCATGGCTCAGCTTCAGGTCATGGGCGGCTTTGACAGCGAGCCCGTCGTCAGGCTGCCGTCCGACGATTCCAATCTGATCAAACAGGCGCTCGATATCGGCGCGCGCAGCCTGATGATCCCCAATGTGCGCACGGCCGAGCAGGCCCGCGCCATCGTCGCGGCCATGACCTATGCGCCCGGCGGGTTTCGCGGCTTCTCGGTCGGTCACCGTGCAAACGCCTTCGGCCGTATCGCCGGCTACCACGCCAAGGCGCGTGAGCAGCAGCTTCTCGCCGTGCAGATCGAGGATGAGTTGGGCGTCGCCAATGCCGCCGAGATCGCCGCCGTTGACGGCGTCGACGTTCTCTTCGTCGGCCCCGGTGACCTCTCGACCAATATGGGCGCGATGGGCAATCCGGGCGCCGCGCATGTGCAGGAGGCGATTGCCTCGGTGCGCAAGGCAGCCGCCGCTGCAGGCAAGGCCAGCGGCATCCTGGCGCCGGCAAAGGCCGATGCCGACCGCTATCTCGCCGACGGCTTCACCATGGTTGCCGTCGGGTCGGACCTCGGTCTGCTGGCGCGGGGTTCGGATGCCTTGATCGCTTCCTTCAACCAGTAGACCGGAGACAAACCGTGGCAATTCCTCCCTACAAGGCGCCGTCGCGCACTGCCTATGACATCATCATCGTCGGCGGCGCTGTTGTCGGTTCGTCGACGGCCTATTGGCTCAGCCAGGCGCTGGGCAATGGCGCCTCGATCCTCGTGGTCGAGCGCGACTCGAGCTACACCTTCTCTTCCACCGCGCTCTCCACCAGCGCCATCCGCCAGCAATATTCCAATCCGATCAATGTGAAGATCAGCCAGTTCGGCATCGACATCATCCGTGGTTTTCCGGAGCGGATGGCGCCCTTCTACAAGGACGAGCCGGCGCCCGATCTCGGCTTCAAGGAACATGGCTATCTCTACTGCTGCTCACCTGAAGGCGTCGAGGCGGCGCGTGAAAGGGTGGATCTGCAGCGCAGCCTCGGCGCTCACACCGTGTTCCTCGAGCCAGGCCCGCTGAAGGAGCGTTTTCCTTGGCTCAATGTCGAGGATCTTGGCGGCGGCTCCTGGGGCTCACGCGAAGAGGGCTGGTTCGATTCCATGGGCCTGCTCAACGGCTTCCGCCGCGCCGCCCGCGCCAGCGGCGTCGAATACATCGACAATGCCGTCACCGGACTGGACCTTGCCGACGGGCGCGTCGTCTCGGCGCGCCTGGCGACCGGCGAGACAATTTCCTGCGGAACCCTGGTCAATGCCGCCGGCCCACGTGCGCAACAGGTCGCCGCCATGGCTGGCCTGTCCATCCCGGTCGCGCCCTACAAGCGCTACAGCTTCGTCTTCGCCAGCGCCACTCCGATCCCCGGCCGCATGCCCAACGTCATCGACCTCTCCGGCACCTTCGTGCGTCCGGAAGGCGAGCTTTTCCTCACCGGCAACACGCCGCAAGGCGACGGCCCGGCCGACTATGACGACTTTGAAATGCATTTCGAGGAGTTCGACGACTATATCTGGCCGTCGCTCTGGCACCGCATTCCGGCCTTCGATGCGCTGAAGGTCCAGACCAGTTGGACCGGCCACTACGAATACAACA contains these protein-coding regions:
- a CDS encoding short-chain dehydrogenase/reductase SDR: MAEPLTAVVIGGTSGIGRAIALRFAEDGYQIAVAGRDAIRGKEAASVCEAAGAPRALLVQTDVAEAASMEALAEAVSAAFGTPEIVVNCAGILQSGKHVLDQDLDEDEKMWRVNYRGTLLGCQVFGRLMSAAGRGAILNVGSLASFAPLSLPAYTPGKHAVLALTQILAAELGPHGVRVNAVAPGYTLSDGLKARIAKGERNPEAIQATTALRRFVEPRDVAEAALFLCSDRAASITGVTLPVDAGWLVQAPYAQYLQGNPIRQTSAM
- a CDS encoding short-chain dehydrogenase/reductase SDR, with the translated sequence MKDLSVLIVGGGAGLGALLAEMAVEAGAAKIGIIDINQEAAQSALATAKAKGLPTAAAACDIQVGPQCHTAFEAIVSELGRVDTLINCAAIYPRRPLLEISDADWDASNGINIKGTYHMMVAAVRHMQAQEPKAHVRGRIVNLTSVDAFKAHPQNAHYAATKAAVVSLTRSFAHHVAKDGILVNSVAPAGMATEKAKALGFLEELAKASPLGRGAEPTEIAEWVLMTGGPKNTYMTGENVIVSGGYIYA
- a CDS encoding short-chain dehydrogenase/reductase SDR; the encoded protein is MAIALSDAGYDVYAVGRSQAALKALQAERPGIVPIAVDVTDRETLEAVLADLTIDVLINNAGIMPPLGNFADMKISDIDTTLEVNLSAAILLTRLVVPQMRERQSGHILFTGSVAGHAAFSNIAVYAATKAAISGFAAALRADLSPSGIRVTEIVAGRVETQLYQDILDAKARAAMYASKVVQPEDVAQMVVAVLALPAWADVTRFDIMPTWPTSPSGTK
- a CDS encoding shikimate dehydrogenase substrate binding domain-containing protein, whose protein sequence is MRGTGKADVFVMLAHPVGHAKSPGMFNEIFEQKGLDSLMVPLSCRPEDFDTFWAGLTAADNIRGVIISVPYKVAVYHKCSAAHDRAARVESANSVRRLPDGSWYADNFDGVGFIDGLKAGGHQIAGRRILQVGAGGAGASLTYCLAEEGAAEIRLTDIDKGRADKLAALVGKSFPKCRIEIGQPDPSGMDMAINATPSGLKASDPLPMDVTKLTPDMTVVDIIMEPAETALLKAAKAIGCRIQPGRPMMDFQVEAMAEFFDIERRDRGHG
- a CDS encoding LysR family transcriptional regulator, with amino-acid sequence MTGKLRLPSLNALRVFHAVAQHKSFRQAADELLVTPQAVGQQIKLLEDTLQVTLFERKGRSIELTESAILLSHYVKAGFDEFSEGVRRVTKSTYRDRINLNASPYFATHYLLPRLSLFREILPGADLRLTTMVDLPDFGRDDIDMTVQWGYGNWPDYETTLLVPDPKIICCTPAIGEKIKSAHDLTKFTLLDTVKSKRLWPDILRHLGVELTKGDRSISFDDAATMRRATLQGIGVGLVSVIDAEEDFRAGTLVAPIGRDAIADMRPEEVPGFYLVVPRGHLRVKAVAALHRWLAQQDWRSDLTIPLPKPTPLSD
- a CDS encoding GntR family transcriptional regulator, which encodes MTKRKPLSTVVAESLSEKILTGQLLPGAQLPTEAELCAEYDVSRTVVREAVARLRSDGMVVPQQGRGMFVSETPAPRNFSIPDEALRTLPETIALLELRLSVEVESAGLCAERRTDAEANDIRALMEQVDAQQADPAIVQIHYDYDFHLAIARAARNEFIHGFLAYLRPMIVPRFQLGYVVTPERKDSYYTRIHNEHKAIVDAIERQDGRAARQAMRKHLHNSLGRVRALARASGVEATEAEQKAAAASLFTDMKRPSPTGG
- a CDS encoding FAD dependent oxidoreductase — translated: MAIPPYKAPSRTAYDIIIVGGAVVGSSTAYWLSQALGNGASILVVERDSSYTFSSTALSTSAIRQQYSNPINVKISQFGIDIIRGFPERMAPFYKDEPAPDLGFKEHGYLYCCSPEGVEAARERVDLQRSLGAHTVFLEPGPLKERFPWLNVEDLGGGSWGSREEGWFDSMGLLNGFRRAARASGVEYIDNAVTGLDLADGRVVSARLATGETISCGTLVNAAGPRAQQVAAMAGLSIPVAPYKRYSFVFASATPIPGRMPNVIDLSGTFVRPEGELFLTGNTPQGDGPADYDDFEMHFEEFDDYIWPSLWHRIPAFDALKVQTSWTGHYEYNMLDHNGIVGFHPEVTNFMFANGFSGHGLQQSPAVGRAVSELIVHGAFQTLDLSPFCYERIARNEPFLEEAVI
- a CDS encoding endoribonuclease L-PSP; this encodes MSDIKRFDFDTRVHHGVIHNGTLYLTGQVARPGQSAADQMREVLGKIDALLAKAGTDKTRILHVQMWLDDVRDFDEVNTVWDAWMPKEHAPARSSGEGRMAKPGMLVELIVTAAV
- a CDS encoding 2-dehydro-3-deoxyglucarate aldolase yields the protein MQERRNTLKAAVAAGRAHIGIWCSLASALTTEIVAGSGAGWVLIDGEHSPNDLRSIMAQLQVMGGFDSEPVVRLPSDDSNLIKQALDIGARSLMIPNVRTAEQARAIVAAMTYAPGGFRGFSVGHRANAFGRIAGYHAKAREQQLLAVQIEDELGVANAAEIAAVDGVDVLFVGPGDLSTNMGAMGNPGAAHVQEAIASVRKAAAAAGKASGILAPAKADADRYLADGFTMVAVGSDLGLLARGSDALIASFNQ